The Mycolicibacterium hassiacum DSM 44199 genome includes a window with the following:
- a CDS encoding poly-gamma-glutamate hydrolase family protein — protein MPRHAYFAYGSNLCVRQMARRCPGAVDPRPALLPHHDWLINQRGVATIEPFHGSQVYGVLWHVTDHDLAALDRAEGVPVRYRRDRLTVLTPDGPAQAWVYIDHRVEPGPPRPGYLERVIDGAKHHGLPQRWIEFLQRWDPAHWPRRTAESDFPAPQTLSELLRSPGVVESSTLRSRFGFMAIHGGGLEQMTDVIAERAAAAAGASVYLVRHPDHYPHHLPSARYRAEESARLAEFLDHVDVVVSLHGYGRLGRSTQLLAGGGNRRLAEHLARHIEIPGYHVVTDLAAMPVELRGLHPDNPVNRTRGGGAQLELTPRVRGISPRSQLPGDDGLSPATSRLIRGLVAAARSWR, from the coding sequence ATGCCACGGCACGCCTACTTCGCCTACGGGTCGAACCTGTGCGTCCGGCAGATGGCGCGGCGCTGTCCGGGCGCGGTCGATCCGCGGCCCGCGCTGCTGCCCCACCACGACTGGCTGATCAACCAGCGCGGCGTCGCGACGATCGAACCGTTCCACGGCTCGCAGGTGTACGGGGTGCTCTGGCACGTCACCGACCACGACCTGGCCGCGCTCGACCGCGCCGAAGGGGTGCCGGTGCGCTACCGGCGTGACCGGCTGACCGTGCTCACCCCCGACGGGCCCGCCCAGGCGTGGGTCTACATCGACCACCGGGTCGAACCGGGCCCGCCGCGGCCCGGCTATCTGGAGCGCGTCATCGACGGCGCCAAACACCACGGCCTGCCGCAGCGGTGGATCGAGTTTCTGCAGCGCTGGGATCCCGCGCACTGGCCGCGGCGCACCGCCGAATCGGATTTTCCTGCACCGCAGACGCTTTCGGAGTTGCTCAGGTCACCGGGCGTGGTCGAGTCCAGCACGCTGCGGTCGCGGTTCGGGTTCATGGCGATCCACGGCGGCGGGCTGGAGCAGATGACCGATGTGATCGCCGAGCGGGCCGCCGCCGCGGCGGGCGCATCGGTGTATCTGGTGCGCCATCCGGATCACTATCCGCACCATCTGCCGTCGGCGCGTTACCGCGCCGAGGAGTCCGCGCGGCTCGCAGAGTTCCTCGACCATGTCGACGTCGTGGTGTCGCTGCACGGCTACGGCCGGCTCGGGCGCAGCACCCAGCTGCTCGCCGGCGGGGGCAACCGCCGGCTCGCCGAGCACCTGGCCCGCCACATCGAGATCCCCGGCTACCACGTCGTCACCGACCTGGCCGCGATGCCGGTCGAGCTGCGCGGACTGCATCCGGACAACCCGGTCAACCGGACCCGCGGCGGCGGGGCGCAACTCGAGCTGACACCGCGGGTGCGGGGTATCAGCCCGCGCAGCCAGCTGCCCGGCGACGACGGACTGAGCCCGGCCACGTCCCGGCTGATCCGGGGGTTGGTGGCCGCCGCGCGTTCGTGGCGATGA
- a CDS encoding TIGR03621 family F420-dependent LLM class oxidoreductase: MAKPFRFGVGLQAGRRQQSVQEWARRVEDLGYDVALVADHLYTTAPFPMLTAIAAATSSLRVGTFVLNAGFYRPALLAREAATLRDLSEGRFELGLGAGYVKEEFEQAELEFPSARRRVEWLAHVTDHIRAELPDVPVMIAGNGDRLLTLAARRADIVGLTGGAPITAEADPLAERVAFLRSAAGDRFDELELNLAITAVPSDSSGRPDLTLARHYLPQLSDDELLALPSVLAGSPRDIADTLRGYRETYGISYISVQQYHTEAFAKVIAELR, encoded by the coding sequence ATGGCCAAACCCTTTCGTTTCGGCGTGGGCCTGCAGGCCGGCCGCCGACAGCAGTCGGTACAGGAGTGGGCACGCCGGGTCGAGGACCTCGGCTACGACGTGGCGCTGGTCGCCGACCACCTCTACACCACCGCACCGTTTCCGATGCTCACCGCGATCGCGGCGGCCACCTCGTCGCTGCGGGTGGGCACGTTCGTGCTCAACGCCGGGTTCTACCGTCCGGCGCTGCTGGCGCGGGAGGCGGCGACGCTGCGCGACCTCAGCGAGGGCCGGTTCGAGCTGGGCCTGGGCGCCGGCTACGTCAAGGAGGAGTTCGAGCAGGCCGAACTGGAGTTCCCGTCGGCTCGGCGGCGGGTGGAGTGGCTGGCGCACGTCACCGACCACATCCGCGCCGAGCTGCCCGATGTGCCGGTGATGATCGCCGGCAACGGCGACCGGCTGCTGACGCTGGCCGCCCGGCGCGCCGACATCGTCGGGCTGACCGGCGGGGCGCCGATCACCGCGGAGGCGGACCCGCTCGCCGAGCGGGTGGCGTTCCTGCGCTCCGCGGCCGGTGACCGGTTCGACGAGCTGGAACTCAACCTCGCGATCACCGCGGTGCCGTCCGATTCGTCCGGGCGGCCCGACCTGACGCTGGCCCGCCACTACCTGCCGCAACTGTCCGACGACGAGCTGCTGGCGCTGCCATCGGTGCTGGCCGGCTCACCGCGCGATATCGCCGACACCCTGCGCGGCTACCGCGAGACCTACGGCATCAGCTACATCAGCGTGCAGCAGTACCACACCGAGGCGTTCGCCAAGGTGATCGCCGAGCTGCGCTGA
- a CDS encoding phosphoribosyltransferase family protein: protein MNRTPPRDGVRPFDDRADAGRRLARRLEFLRGEDVVVLGLPRGGVPVAYEVAKALGAPLDVLIVRKLGVPFQPELAYGAIGEGHEIRVINAPVVQSARLTREDMDAVERREREELRRRSARFRGGHGRVPLAGRTAVIVDDGVATGATAKAACQIARAQGAKRVVLAVPIGPDDIEAQFSGCADEVVCLQTPPYFHAVGQGYRDFRQTTDDEVIALLDSARNGFRPDPTDPDDPPPRDEQVTVRAGDVTVTGYLTIPENATGVVVFAHGSGSSRHSPRNRYVAGVLNEAGIATLLFDLLTPAEERDRGAVFDIDLLARRLVAVTDWLKRRPDTASLPVGYFGASTGAGAALLACTDPRVQVAAVVSRGGRPDLAGQALTRVQAPTLLIVGGYDEAVLELNRRAGSVIPGRCEIAVIPRASHLFEEPGALEQVAELARDWFVEHLSPVTATTGP from the coding sequence ATGAACCGGACACCGCCCCGTGATGGCGTCCGCCCCTTCGACGACCGGGCCGACGCCGGGCGCCGGCTCGCCCGCCGGCTGGAGTTCCTGCGCGGGGAGGACGTGGTGGTGCTGGGACTGCCGCGCGGCGGGGTTCCGGTGGCCTACGAGGTCGCCAAGGCGCTCGGCGCCCCGCTGGACGTGCTCATTGTCCGTAAGCTCGGCGTGCCGTTCCAGCCCGAACTGGCCTACGGCGCCATCGGCGAGGGCCACGAGATCCGGGTGATCAACGCCCCCGTCGTGCAGTCCGCACGGTTGACCCGCGAGGACATGGACGCCGTCGAACGGCGGGAGCGCGAAGAGCTGCGGCGGCGCTCGGCGCGGTTCCGCGGTGGTCACGGCCGGGTTCCGTTGGCCGGGCGGACCGCGGTCATTGTCGACGACGGTGTCGCGACCGGCGCCACCGCCAAGGCCGCCTGCCAGATCGCCCGCGCTCAGGGCGCCAAGCGGGTGGTGCTGGCGGTGCCGATCGGCCCGGACGACATCGAGGCGCAGTTCTCCGGCTGCGCCGACGAGGTGGTGTGCCTGCAGACACCGCCGTACTTCCACGCCGTCGGCCAGGGCTACCGCGACTTCCGCCAGACCACCGACGACGAGGTGATCGCGCTGCTCGACAGCGCGCGCAACGGGTTTCGGCCCGACCCCACCGACCCGGACGACCCGCCGCCGCGCGACGAGCAGGTCACGGTCCGGGCCGGGGACGTGACCGTCACCGGGTACCTGACGATTCCCGAGAACGCCACCGGTGTGGTTGTTTTCGCGCACGGTAGCGGCAGCAGCCGGCACAGCCCCCGCAACCGATACGTGGCCGGGGTGCTCAACGAGGCCGGTATCGCCACGCTGCTATTCGATCTGCTGACCCCCGCCGAGGAGCGTGACCGCGGCGCCGTCTTCGACATCGACCTGCTGGCGCGGCGGCTGGTCGCCGTCACCGACTGGCTGAAACGCCGGCCGGACACCGCCTCGCTGCCGGTCGGGTACTTCGGGGCCAGCACCGGGGCGGGTGCGGCGCTGCTGGCCTGCACCGACCCGCGGGTGCAGGTGGCCGCCGTGGTGTCCCGCGGCGGCCGACCGGATCTGGCGGGCCAGGCGCTGACCCGGGTGCAGGCGCCCACGCTGTTGATCGTGGGCGGATACGACGAGGCCGTGCTCGAGCTCAACCGCCGGGCCGGTTCGGTGATCCCGGGCCGCTGCGAGATCGCGGTGATCCCCCGCGCGTCCCACCTGTTCGAGGAGCCCGGCGCGCTCGAACAGGTCGCCGAACTGGCCCGCGACTGGTTCGTCGAACACCTGAGCCCGGTGACCGCGACCACCGGACCCTAG
- a CDS encoding DUF4193 family protein — MSATDTKRRPRSKAEADERSFGSTYDPDRLRDDEPLDDVLLVRGRGAGWTDVDDTDEVDEAELLDLGGPDVINGEMTVAVVPKKNDEFTCSQCFLIHHISRLASSQDGQTVCVDCAG; from the coding sequence ATGAGCGCGACGGATACCAAGCGACGGCCTCGATCGAAGGCGGAAGCGGACGAGCGGTCGTTCGGCAGCACATACGACCCCGACCGGTTGCGCGACGACGAACCGCTCGACGACGTGCTTTTGGTCCGCGGGCGCGGAGCCGGCTGGACCGACGTCGACGACACCGACGAGGTCGACGAAGCCGAGTTGCTCGACCTCGGCGGGCCCGACGTGATCAACGGCGAGATGACCGTCGCCGTCGTGCCGAAGAAGAACGACGAATTCACCTGCTCGCAGTGCTTTCTCATCCACCACATCAGCCGGCTGGCGTCGTCGCAGGACGGCCAGACCGTCTGCGTCGACTGCGCGGGTTGA
- a CDS encoding site-2 protease family protein → MDEGIRLGRVAGFPLSMHWSVLVILWLFAWSLASTLPELAPGYAGSTYWVAGACGAVVLMASLLAHELTHAVVASRAGIPVLGVRLWLFGGVARLGGDAKTPRTAFAIAASGPAMSLALAVLFGAAAAVLGTVGVSPLVVAVAAWLAGINLVLALFNLLPGAPLDGGRILRAILWRRHGDAARAAIGAARAGRVVAYVLIALGLLEFLAGAVVGGIWLVFIGWFLLTAARDEEMWTRTQQSLAGVTVADAMTPHPHTAPGWISVEDFIQRYVLGHRHSSYPVENPDGTIDGMITLQELRGVAPDRRAGTLVRDVAVPLRQVATAEPHEPITALLERLAPNGGRRALVVDGGRVVGIVTASDITRVIDVQNLAHPQFSR, encoded by the coding sequence GTGGACGAGGGTATTCGGCTCGGTCGGGTGGCGGGATTCCCGCTGAGCATGCACTGGAGCGTGCTCGTGATCCTGTGGCTGTTCGCCTGGAGCCTGGCCTCGACCCTGCCGGAACTCGCTCCCGGGTACGCCGGCAGCACCTACTGGGTGGCCGGAGCGTGCGGTGCGGTGGTGCTGATGGCCTCGCTGCTCGCGCACGAACTGACCCACGCCGTGGTGGCCAGCCGCGCCGGCATCCCGGTGCTGGGCGTGCGGCTGTGGTTGTTCGGCGGTGTCGCGCGGCTGGGCGGCGACGCGAAAACGCCGCGGACCGCGTTCGCCATCGCGGCGTCCGGGCCGGCGATGAGCCTCGCGCTCGCGGTGCTGTTCGGCGCCGCGGCCGCCGTGCTCGGTACCGTCGGCGTGTCGCCGCTCGTGGTCGCCGTCGCCGCGTGGCTGGCGGGCATCAACCTGGTGCTGGCGCTGTTCAACCTGCTGCCCGGGGCGCCGCTGGACGGCGGCCGCATCCTGCGGGCGATCCTGTGGCGCCGGCACGGCGATGCGGCCCGCGCGGCCATCGGTGCGGCGCGCGCCGGACGGGTGGTCGCCTACGTCCTGATCGCGTTGGGGCTGTTGGAGTTTCTGGCCGGCGCCGTCGTGGGCGGGATCTGGCTGGTGTTCATCGGCTGGTTCCTGCTCACCGCCGCCCGGGACGAGGAGATGTGGACCCGCACCCAGCAGTCGCTGGCCGGGGTGACCGTCGCCGACGCGATGACGCCGCATCCGCACACCGCGCCGGGCTGGATCTCCGTCGAGGACTTCATCCAGCGCTACGTGCTGGGGCACCGGCACTCGTCGTACCCGGTGGAGAATCCCGACGGCACGATCGACGGCATGATCACGCTGCAGGAGCTGCGCGGCGTCGCACCGGATCGGCGCGCCGGCACCCTGGTGCGCGACGTGGCGGTACCGCTTCGGCAGGTGGCCACCGCCGAGCCGCACGAACCGATCACGGCGCTGTTGGAGCGGCTCGCCCCCAACGGTGGACGCCGTGCGCTGGTCGTCGACGGCGGCCGGGTGGTGGGCATCGTGACCGCGAGCGACATCACACGTGTCATCGACGTGCAAAACCTGGCGCACCCGCAGTTCAGCCGGTAA
- a CDS encoding acyl-CoA dehydrogenase family protein — protein MTSTAVPDNAFDLGETADYETLAARFRPIFERIKAGAVQRERDRALPFEQIEWLKQARFGAVRFPVSAGGHGASIPQLTRLLIELSTADSNITQALRGHFAFAEDRLVAPPGPGRDAWWARFAAGEIAGNAWSEIGDVLLGETNTKVTPGEQPGTFYVSGQKYYSTGSIFADWVDLYAQRVDTGEFVIAAVDARDQGVTHFDDWDGFGQRTTGSGTSTYDRVPVPEENLIPFDTRFRYQTAFYQLFHLATLAGIAHAAADELAARVRARTRTFSHGNAPTYAQDPQIQQVVGEVTAAAFAAEAIALRAAEDVQRAYEAALADDPERDRQANIAAELATGKGQVVATNLVVQATSKLFDALGASGVRADAGLDRFWRNARTVSSHNPTVFKAKVIGDNAINGTEPVYVWAIGTSPQAGR, from the coding sequence ATGACTTCAACCGCTGTGCCCGACAACGCCTTTGACCTCGGCGAGACGGCCGACTACGAGACACTGGCCGCCCGGTTCCGGCCCATCTTCGAGCGCATCAAGGCCGGCGCGGTGCAGCGCGAACGCGACCGCGCCCTGCCGTTCGAGCAGATCGAGTGGCTCAAGCAGGCCCGGTTCGGCGCGGTGCGGTTTCCGGTGTCGGCCGGCGGGCACGGCGCCAGCATCCCGCAGCTCACCCGGCTGCTGATCGAGTTGTCCACCGCCGACTCGAACATCACCCAGGCGTTGCGCGGCCATTTCGCGTTCGCCGAGGACCGGCTGGTCGCCCCGCCCGGACCCGGGCGCGACGCCTGGTGGGCGCGGTTCGCCGCCGGGGAGATCGCCGGCAACGCCTGGTCGGAGATCGGCGACGTGCTGCTCGGCGAGACGAACACCAAGGTCACCCCCGGCGAGCAGCCCGGAACCTTCTACGTCAGCGGGCAGAAGTACTACAGCACCGGCAGCATCTTCGCCGACTGGGTGGACCTGTACGCCCAGCGCGTCGACACCGGTGAGTTCGTCATCGCCGCGGTCGACGCCCGCGACCAGGGGGTCACCCACTTCGACGACTGGGACGGGTTCGGCCAGCGCACCACCGGGTCGGGCACCTCGACCTACGACCGGGTGCCGGTACCCGAGGAGAACCTGATCCCGTTCGACACCCGGTTCCGCTATCAGACCGCGTTCTATCAGCTGTTCCACCTGGCCACGCTGGCCGGTATCGCGCACGCGGCGGCCGACGAGCTGGCCGCGCGGGTCCGGGCCCGCACCCGCACCTTCAGCCACGGCAACGCGCCCACCTACGCGCAGGACCCGCAGATCCAGCAGGTCGTCGGCGAGGTGACCGCGGCCGCGTTCGCCGCCGAGGCGATCGCACTGCGCGCGGCCGAAGACGTGCAGCGCGCCTACGAGGCGGCGCTGGCCGACGATCCCGAGCGCGACCGGCAGGCCAACATCGCCGCCGAGCTGGCCACCGGAAAGGGCCAGGTGGTGGCGACGAACCTGGTCGTGCAGGCCACCTCGAAGCTGTTCGATGCGCTGGGCGCGTCCGGGGTCCGGGCCGACGCGGGGCTGGACCGGTTCTGGCGCAACGCCCGCACGGTGTCGAGCCACAATCCGACGGTGTTCAAGGCCAAGGTGATCGGCGACAACGCGATCAACGGCACCGAACCGGTCTACGTGTGGGCGATCGGCACCTCACCGCAGGCCGGACGCTGA
- a CDS encoding Hsp20/alpha crystallin family protein yields MLRFDPFSDLDAWARALLTGESGSERSPRFMPMDLCKVDDHYLLTADLPGVDPHSIDVSVENGTLTISAQRSARSDDSVQWLANERFYGSYRRQLSLGEGVDESGIAATYENGVLTVTIPLAEKAKPRKIEVAHAAGQKAIEATTVDAA; encoded by the coding sequence GTGCTCCGCTTTGATCCCTTCAGTGACCTCGACGCCTGGGCCAGGGCCCTACTCACCGGCGAGTCCGGTTCGGAGCGCAGTCCGCGGTTCATGCCGATGGACCTGTGCAAGGTCGACGATCACTACCTGTTGACCGCCGACCTACCGGGGGTCGATCCGCACTCGATCGATGTCAGCGTCGAGAACGGCACGCTGACGATCTCGGCGCAACGTTCGGCACGATCGGACGACTCGGTGCAGTGGCTGGCCAACGAGCGCTTCTACGGCAGCTACCGCCGACAGCTCTCGCTCGGTGAGGGCGTCGACGAATCGGGCATCGCGGCGACCTACGAGAACGGTGTGCTGACCGTGACGATCCCGTTGGCCGAGAAGGCGAAACCGCGCAAGATCGAGGTCGCGCACGCCGCGGGCCAGAAGGCGATCGAGGCCACCACGGTCGACGCGGCCTGA
- a CDS encoding GNAT family N-acetyltransferase, with translation MTGFLTPVTLTGERWVRLEPLRREHLSEIVAAAADDEMGGLWFTAAPGAADVERWVDARLAAQNPDTGLTFVVRSLDDDRLIGSSSYLHADAPSRRLEIGHTWCVAPMRRTGVNTETKLLMLGHAFEQLGCVAVEFRTHFFNFESRRAIERLGAKLDGVLRSHQLLPDGSRRDTVVYSILDIEWPAVRTHLRHRLDRHR, from the coding sequence ATGACCGGGTTCCTCACCCCGGTGACGCTCACCGGTGAACGCTGGGTGCGGCTGGAACCGCTTCGCCGCGAACACCTTTCCGAGATCGTCGCGGCTGCGGCCGACGACGAGATGGGTGGGTTGTGGTTCACCGCCGCGCCCGGGGCGGCCGACGTCGAGCGGTGGGTCGACGCCCGATTGGCGGCCCAGAACCCCGACACCGGGCTGACGTTCGTGGTCCGCTCCCTCGACGACGACCGGCTGATCGGCTCGTCGAGTTATCTGCACGCCGATGCGCCCAGCCGCCGGCTGGAGATCGGCCACACCTGGTGTGTGGCGCCGATGCGGCGCACCGGCGTCAACACCGAGACCAAGCTGCTCATGCTCGGCCACGCGTTCGAGCAGTTGGGTTGCGTGGCAGTGGAATTCCGCACCCACTTCTTCAACTTCGAGAGCCGTCGGGCGATCGAACGGCTGGGCGCGAAACTCGACGGGGTGCTGCGCAGCCATCAGTTGCTGCCCGACGGCTCGCGGCGCGACACCGTGGTGTACTCGATTCTCGACATCGAGTGGCCGGCGGTGCGCACCCACCTGCGGCACCGGCTGGACCGGCACCGCTGA
- a CDS encoding cupin domain-containing protein encodes MTELPDWARRLDLAPHPEGGWFRETWRSELTVPQSALPPDYSGPRSAGTAILFLLMPGQQSAWHTVRSAELWLYHFGGPLLLEFGPEQDGATTHVLGADITAGQQPQIVVPPGHWQRARPRDDQPCLVSCVVVPGFDFADFSMAAD; translated from the coding sequence ATGACCGAACTCCCCGACTGGGCGCGCCGTCTGGACCTGGCCCCGCATCCCGAGGGCGGTTGGTTCCGCGAGACGTGGCGCAGTGAGCTGACGGTGCCGCAGTCCGCGCTGCCGCCGGACTACAGCGGCCCGCGCAGCGCGGGCACCGCCATCCTGTTCTTGCTCATGCCCGGCCAGCAGTCGGCGTGGCACACCGTGCGCAGCGCCGAGTTGTGGCTGTACCACTTCGGCGGCCCGCTGCTGCTGGAGTTCGGCCCCGAACAGGACGGCGCCACAACGCACGTGCTGGGCGCCGACATCACGGCCGGGCAGCAGCCGCAGATCGTGGTCCCGCCCGGGCACTGGCAGCGGGCCCGGCCCCGGGACGACCAGCCCTGCCTGGTGAGCTGTGTGGTCGTCCCGGGATTCGACTTCGCCGACTTCTCCATGGCCGCCGACTGA
- a CDS encoding VOC family protein: MAVRTTHPVGAPIWIDLATSDLDRAQRFYGAVFGWTFENLGPDYGNYHYAYQDGRPVAGIGYNDPAWNSPDRWTTFLHTTDIRDTLARAGEAGAVFCNQPAEPMEVKNAGWMGLLSDPAGAFFGLWQPGGQNGFELVNEHGAPVYFQLTTRDYAKALQFYRQVFGWQLETVSDTDEFRYSTAIFDGEALLGVMDGTRDLPPDAPSTWIFFLGCDDVDKTVQLVCDNGGTVIRDAEDTPYGRLAAVADPLGAMFNLSSLQ, encoded by the coding sequence ATGGCAGTCCGCACCACCCACCCCGTCGGCGCCCCGATCTGGATCGACCTGGCCACCTCGGATCTGGACCGCGCCCAGCGGTTCTACGGCGCGGTGTTCGGCTGGACGTTCGAGAACCTGGGCCCCGACTACGGGAACTACCACTACGCGTATCAGGACGGCCGGCCGGTCGCCGGGATCGGCTACAACGACCCCGCCTGGAACAGCCCGGACCGCTGGACCACTTTCCTGCACACCACCGACATCCGTGACACCCTCGCCCGGGCCGGTGAGGCCGGTGCGGTCTTCTGCAACCAGCCGGCCGAACCGATGGAGGTGAAGAACGCGGGCTGGATGGGTCTGCTGTCCGACCCCGCCGGCGCGTTCTTCGGCCTGTGGCAGCCCGGCGGCCAGAACGGGTTCGAGCTCGTCAACGAGCACGGCGCGCCGGTGTACTTCCAGCTGACCACCCGCGACTACGCCAAGGCGCTTCAGTTCTACCGGCAGGTGTTCGGCTGGCAGCTCGAGACCGTCTCCGACACCGACGAGTTCCGGTACAGCACCGCGATATTCGACGGTGAGGCGCTGCTCGGGGTGATGGACGGCACCCGCGACCTGCCCCCCGACGCGCCGTCGACCTGGATCTTCTTTTTGGGCTGCGACGACGTCGACAAGACCGTGCAGCTGGTGTGCGACAACGGCGGGACGGTGATCCGCGACGCCGAGGACACCCCGTACGGCCGGCTGGCCGCGGTCGCCGACCCGCTCGGCGCGATGTTCAATCTGTCGTCGCTGCAGTGA
- a CDS encoding 4-hydroxyphenyl-beta-ketoacyl-CoA hydrolase gives MTGQKYEYGIDFQRVDAIDIHTHVEVDCHGHRAYDDVLVEAVGKYFKRGPGELSTVDALAEEYRRHNTAAVVFTIDARTGMRHEPNSIEDLIAGAVRNNDVLIPFGSVDPWDGRRAVHRVRELVRDYGVKGFKFHPSFQAFEPNDRRFYPIYEAITEAGVPALFHTGQTGLGAGLPGGHRIKLRYSDPILLDDVAADFPELTIVMAHPAVPWVDAQIAVAAHKANVYVDLSGWSPKYFPPQLVAAIGRQLRTKVLFGTDYPYIRLERWRRDFESLDVDPEVLPLVFKQNALRVLGLA, from the coding sequence ATGACCGGCCAGAAGTACGAATACGGCATCGATTTCCAGCGCGTCGACGCCATCGACATCCACACCCATGTCGAGGTCGACTGCCACGGCCACCGGGCCTACGACGACGTGCTGGTCGAGGCCGTCGGCAAGTACTTCAAGCGGGGGCCGGGCGAGCTGTCCACCGTCGACGCGCTGGCCGAGGAATACCGCAGGCACAACACCGCCGCGGTGGTGTTCACCATCGACGCGCGCACCGGGATGCGGCACGAACCGAACTCGATCGAGGACCTGATCGCGGGGGCGGTCCGGAACAACGACGTGCTCATCCCGTTCGGCAGCGTGGATCCCTGGGACGGTCGGCGCGCGGTGCACCGGGTGCGCGAGCTGGTCCGCGACTACGGCGTCAAGGGGTTCAAATTCCACCCCAGCTTCCAGGCGTTCGAGCCCAACGACCGCCGGTTCTACCCGATCTACGAGGCCATCACCGAGGCCGGGGTGCCCGCGCTGTTCCACACCGGCCAGACCGGGCTGGGCGCGGGGCTGCCCGGCGGCCACCGCATCAAGCTGCGCTACTCCGACCCGATCCTGCTCGACGACGTGGCCGCCGACTTTCCGGAGCTGACGATCGTGATGGCCCATCCCGCGGTGCCGTGGGTGGACGCGCAGATCGCGGTCGCCGCGCACAAGGCCAATGTCTACGTCGACCTGTCGGGCTGGTCGCCGAAGTACTTCCCGCCGCAGCTGGTGGCGGCCATCGGCCGGCAGCTTCGCACCAAGGTGCTGTTCGGCACCGACTATCCCTACATCCGGCTGGAGCGGTGGCGACGCGACTTCGAGTCGCTCGACGTCGACCCCGAGGTGCTGCCGCTGGTGTTCAAGCAGAACGCGCTGCGGGTGCTGGGCCTGGCCTGA
- a CDS encoding aldehyde dehydrogenase family protein, which produces MREYLKFYIDGRWVDPVQLKTLDVDNPATEEVSGRIALGSAEDVDAAVRAARKAFATWSQTTREQRLDVLQAILTEYQKRMSDLADAVNEEMGAPPSLAGGPQVNLGLGHLTTAIDVLKNYQFDEPLGSTLVTKEPIGVCGLITPWNWPINQIACKVFPALATGCTMVLKPSEVAPYSGQIFTEIIDAAGVPSGVYNMVHGDGPGVGVALSSHPEVDLVSFTGSTRAGIEVARNAAPTVKRVCQELGGKSPNIVLDDADFAKSVAVGTSVMMMNSGQSCNAPSRMLVPNARMDEAIAVARETAAAVKVGDPSDKTAIGPVASKAQFDKIQRLIQAGIDEGATLVIGGPGRPDGIDRGYYVKPTVFAHVRNDMTIAREEIFGPVLCILGYDDLDQAIEIANDTDYGLAGYVSGADLEQARALARRIRAGSIAINHGFDMNAPFGGYKRSGNGREWGRHGFEEYLEVKAVLNYLPK; this is translated from the coding sequence ATGCGTGAGTATCTGAAGTTCTACATCGACGGCCGCTGGGTCGACCCGGTGCAGCTGAAAACCCTCGACGTCGACAACCCCGCCACCGAGGAGGTGTCCGGCCGCATCGCGCTCGGCTCGGCCGAGGACGTCGACGCGGCGGTGCGGGCCGCGCGCAAGGCGTTCGCCACCTGGTCGCAGACCACCCGCGAGCAGCGCCTCGACGTGCTGCAGGCGATCCTCACCGAATACCAGAAACGCATGAGCGATCTGGCCGACGCGGTCAACGAGGAGATGGGCGCACCGCCGTCGCTGGCCGGCGGTCCGCAGGTCAACCTCGGGCTGGGGCATCTGACCACCGCGATCGACGTGCTGAAGAACTACCAGTTCGACGAGCCGCTGGGCAGCACCCTGGTGACCAAGGAACCGATCGGCGTGTGCGGGCTGATCACCCCGTGGAACTGGCCGATCAACCAGATCGCCTGCAAGGTGTTCCCGGCGCTGGCCACCGGTTGCACCATGGTGCTCAAACCCTCGGAGGTGGCGCCCTACTCGGGGCAGATCTTCACCGAGATCATCGACGCGGCCGGGGTGCCGTCCGGCGTCTACAACATGGTCCACGGCGACGGCCCGGGCGTGGGTGTGGCGCTGTCCAGCCACCCCGAGGTCGACCTGGTGTCGTTCACCGGCTCCACCCGGGCGGGCATCGAGGTGGCCCGCAATGCGGCGCCGACGGTCAAGCGGGTGTGCCAGGAACTCGGCGGCAAGAGCCCCAACATCGTGCTCGACGACGCCGACTTCGCCAAGAGCGTGGCCGTCGGCACCTCGGTGATGATGATGAACAGCGGGCAGAGCTGCAATGCCCCGTCCCGGATGCTGGTGCCGAACGCGCGGATGGACGAGGCCATCGCGGTCGCCCGGGAGACCGCGGCCGCGGTCAAGGTCGGTGATCCGTCGGACAAGACCGCGATCGGGCCCGTCGCGTCCAAGGCGCAGTTCGACAAGATCCAGCGGTTGATCCAGGCCGGCATCGACGAGGGCGCGACGCTGGTCATCGGCGGGCCCGGCCGCCCGGACGGCATCGACCGCGGTTACTACGTCAAGCCGACGGTGTTCGCCCACGTGCGCAACGACATGACGATCGCGCGGGAGGAGATCTTCGGGCCGGTGCTGTGCATCCTCGGCTACGACGATCTCGACCAGGCCATCGAGATCGCCAACGACACCGATTACGGTCTGGCCGGCTACGTCTCGGGCGCCGATCTGGAGCAGGCCCGTGCCCTGGCGCGGCGGATTCGTGCCGGCTCGATCGCGATCAACCACGGCTTCGACATGAACGCGCCGTTCGGCGGCTACAAGCGCAGCGGAAACGGCCGCGAGTGGGGCCGCCACGGGTTCGAGGAGTACCTCGAGGTCAAGGCGGTGCTCAACTACCTCCCGAAATGA